The region cactcattttttaatttcggGCTACGTATTAATTACGTTTTCTGGATATTTGATAGCAATACATTAGATCATGACCATAGAACAAGTATATACAGGTATACCATTTAATAACATGATTTTATCACTCAATGATTTGTTTATATCATGTAATTGTAGTCTTTGATCATTCAATTACAATTTTGGTACGAATACGCTTGAAGGAGTACACCTTTGATCAGTTTCAATTTTACAAACAAATACCGATGAAAGCTTGATTCAACTTGAAATTTAATGGTATGGGAGGGGTGGTAgtgcaaaaataataatattaataaatagcAAAATCTTTAATGAGTAACATTTTCGAGTTAGACATAAATGATTAATTTTGAtagaaattcaaattaaataaattaaattaaattaaaaaccaagaataatcattattaagggatttttaaaatcacaatcataacaacaattattatttaagattGTTTTGATTAAGATTGTTATTTTCGCAACGGTATAGTACCCTCCAATACTTATTGAATGGGGTAATGGCCTATTTTTCTTTTGGACTTTGATTCAGTGTGGTGATTGTTTGCTGTTGGCCTGTGCAATTTAACGGAGCAATACATAGCAATGTTAAATTTATGACAGTGAAATTAGACAATGGGTTCTTTTTTAAACAGGTAAAAGCAAGGtttacaacaaaatatttccaaattTTATTGAGTCTGTTTTGTATTTATACGCTAATGGttctgaaaatattaaatccaCTGTGGGCAGTGGACAACAGCACTCCTGGAAGCTGGGGGTGCCAGTGCAGCTCTTTAATCTCCTTTTGACCTTGATGAATAAAAAGCAATTGCGGCGGAAGATTGTTTATTTCGTCCTCGTTTTGTTCGGAATCCTGCGTCTGGTCCAGATCTTTTTCGACTGCCAAATCCCATAAAGCTATCTGATCGTCCTCACCTCCCGAAGCCAGAACAGTCGCTTCCCTGGGACTCCATTCTACTGTCGTAATGTGGCTTGTGTGGTGCTTGAATGTGGCGATGGGCTTCTGACTCTTAAACTGACGCAAGTCCCAAATATGCAAAAATCCGTCATCGCCCCCACTTACGATAAATGGGTCGGAACGATTCCACGAAATAACATTGATGTCGCTCTCATGGGCGTCCTGACAGGTCAGCATGCAGGCCTTCTGTGGAGCAGCTCGACAATCCCATATGCGGATTGACTTGTCCACAGAGCAAGAAGCTAAAACACTGCGCTCGCTGGGACTCCACTGCAGGTCTTCGACGGACTGATTATGTCCCACCAAAGGACGCTGATCGACTTTCCAAGTGCCGCCTTCAAGGGGACTCCATATGTGAATATCTCGACGGCAATCTCCAGTAGCCAAAACTCCCTCGGCAATAGGACTCCAGTCTAAGGCGTAGCCCTCCTCTCTGTGCCCACTAAACGAATAAACCGGCCGTGTCGCGTTCTGTTCATACTGTTTAGCTAGCTGCTCATCCTCGACGGCCTGCAGCGCTTGTGTCAAGTTCCAAATGTTGACCTTTCCAAGTTCACTCCAAGAAGCCGCATACACTGTGTTCCCCAATCGGCGGGCCCGTACACGGTTAACACATCCCTGGTGTTTGATTAGGGCGCAGCTCATCAGCGGCTTCTTGAGCTCCAAGCGGTCGGCCACGTCATCCTGATCGTCTTCCAATTCCTCCTCTTCATCTTCATCGTCCTGAGTTTTTTGCAAGTTGCTTAACTTCATCACGATCAAGTTGTTCGAATGATTGTGGTCCGCCTGAGTGCCAGCCACAACGTAAGCAGTCAATGGAAAAGATTCCCGACTGTCACCAAGTTCGTCGGGGATAATGTCAAAACTCAAGCAGGGCGCTCCAGTCGAGGCCTGATGCAGCATCAGATATGCGCTTTCATCGCAGACCAGCTCCTCGTCGTCAGCAAGTTTCTTCCCCGGCAAATATACTTCTCTGGCCTGCTTCTCGTCGGTCGCATCACTATCACTGTCCTCATCGTCACTCTCTGCGTCCTCAGGCTCGACCACCTCcatttcaacatttttatgATCGTCACTCATATTCTGGCTTCGAAATtgttaattcaaaataaacacGTGCAACTCAGTGCGGTGCTGTGGAAAATAATATAGTGTTGAATAAGCCCCGAATTCAAAAATGTGGCAGCACAAGCTTCTGGTGTTGTGCGACACTGATAAAAGGTCACTCTCAAAAGATTACCTGACAATCCTGCCCATCCAAGAAGTCTAGGAACAACATTTCATATTTTCAACgtgcaattaaaaatacatactAAATTCAAACTGAAAAGTTCATTAACCCAGATCAAAATGGTTAAGTCTTCAAACCCTCTAAACATATTGCGCAGCATTTATAATAATGAGTTCCAATGGTAAGTAGGTAAAGCCGGCCTCGCGGATATTTTACATAACCAAAATTTCCTCTGGCTTTTCGTAGGATGCTGGTCAAGAGCTATGGCCTGTTTTTCTTGGGAGTGCGTTTGGCCAAGGAGTTCGTGGGCGTGGAGCTGATGCCTGCACTGGGGCCAGCCTAGTCATAGAACCAAAACTAAATTCGACACGTACAAATAGGGACGTTAAAGTTAACTaagtataataaataaaccataaatataaatgtattATACGGATTAGTTCCTACTGATTATTAGATCCTTAATCTTAGATTCGTTTGAATCAATCTCTGTGATTAGGCTATCAGCCAGTACATTTGGTGTCATATCACGTTGAAGGAAATTATCCACCAGCTTGCGGCTGGGTACAGCTCCTCCGTGAGCTAGGATCTCTTTCCGATATTTCTCTCCAGCCTGCCGATTGAAAGGGTTCGCCTCAAAGTACGTCTGCCATATCCATGAAGCGATAGTCTTTGAGACTAGATATGAGTAGTATTTTGCGCCGTAGCCGACCAGATGGGAGAATCGCAACTGCCAGGCGGTGTTTTCCACGAAAGGCAGACCATAGTACCGGCCCTGAACCTTTCGTAACATTTCTGTAGTACTGCCACT is a window of Drosophila bipectinata strain 14024-0381.07 chromosome 2R, DbipHiC1v2, whole genome shotgun sequence DNA encoding:
- the l(2)09851 gene encoding glutamate-rich WD repeat-containing protein 1, translated to MSDDHKNVEMEVVEPEDAESDDEDSDSDATDEKQAREVYLPGKKLADDEELVCDESAYLMLHQASTGAPCLSFDIIPDELGDSRESFPLTAYVVAGTQADHNHSNNLIVMKLSNLQKTQDDEDEEEELEDDQDDVADRLELKKPLMSCALIKHQGCVNRVRARRLGNTVYAASWSELGKVNIWNLTQALQAVEDEQLAKQYEQNATRPVYSFSGHREEGYALDWSPIAEGVLATGDCRRDIHIWSPLEGGTWKVDQRPLVGHNQSVEDLQWSPSERSVLASCSVDKSIRIWDCRAAPQKACMLTCQDAHESDINVISWNRSDPFIVSGGDDGFLHIWDLRQFKSQKPIATFKHHTSHITTVEWSPREATVLASGGEDDQIALWDLAVEKDLDQTQDSEQNEDEINNLPPQLLFIHQGQKEIKELHWHPQLPGVLLSTAHSGFNIFRTISV
- the LOC108130250 gene encoding uncharacterized protein — protein: MVKSSNPLNILRSIYNNEFQWMLVKSYGLFFLGVRLAKEFVGVELMPALGPA